The following proteins are encoded in a genomic region of Streptococcus sp. 29892:
- a CDS encoding valine--tRNA ligase, which translates to MSKELSPKYNPAEVEAGRYQTWLDQDVFKPSGDAEAKPYSIVIPPPNVTGKLHLGHAWDTTLQDIIIRQKRMQGFDTLWLPGMDHAGIATQAKVEERLREQGVTRYDLGREKFLDKVWEWKDEYAATIREQWGKLGLSLDYQRDRFTLDEGLSKAVRKVFVELYKKGWIYRGEFIINWDPAARTALSDIEVIHKDVEGAFYHMNYMLEDGSRALQVATTRPETMFGDVAVAVNPEDPRYKDLIGKNVILPIVNKPIPIVADEHADPEFGTGVVKITPAHDPNDFLVGQRHNLPQVNVMNDDGTMNELAGEFAGMDRFEARKVTVAKLQELGALVEIENRVHSVGHSERTGVVVEPRLSTQWFVKMDQLAKNAIANQDTADKVEFYPPRFNDTFLQWMENVHDWVISRQLWWGHQIPAWYNESGEMYVGEEAPAGDGWVQDEDVLDTWFSSALWPFSTMGWPDENATDFQRYFPTSTLVTGYDIIFFWVSRMIFQSLEFTGRQPFKNVLIHGLIRDEEGRKMSKSLGNGIDPMDVIEKYGADALRWFLSNGSAPGQDVRFSYEKMDASWNFINKIWNISRYILMNNEGLTLDAARENVAKVATGEAGNVTDRWILHNLNETIAKVTENFDKFEFGVAGYILYNFIWEEFANWYVELTKEVLYSANEAEKVMTRSVLLYTLDQILRLLHPIMPFVTEEIFAQYAEGSIVVAAYPVVNPAFENAEAHKGVESLKDLIRSVRNSRAEVNVAPSKPITILIKTADAELETFFKANENYIRRFTNPEQLEISSSIAAPELAMSAVITGAEIFLPLADLLNVEEELARLDKELAKWQKELDMVGKKLSNERFIANAKPEVVEKEKEKQADYQAKYDATQERIAEMKKLVK; encoded by the coding sequence ATGTCAAAAGAATTATCACCAAAATACAATCCAGCCGAGGTTGAGGCTGGTCGTTACCAAACTTGGTTGGACCAAGATGTCTTTAAGCCGTCAGGCGATGCGGAGGCCAAGCCTTATTCTATCGTGATTCCACCGCCAAACGTAACAGGTAAGTTACACTTGGGACACGCTTGGGATACAACCCTTCAAGATATTATCATCCGTCAAAAGCGGATGCAGGGCTTTGACACCCTCTGGCTTCCAGGTATGGACCACGCGGGGATTGCCACACAGGCTAAGGTGGAGGAACGCTTGCGGGAGCAAGGAGTGACCCGTTATGACTTGGGTCGTGAAAAATTCCTCGATAAAGTCTGGGAATGGAAGGATGAGTACGCAGCGACCATTCGTGAGCAATGGGGCAAGTTGGGTCTATCTTTGGACTACCAACGTGACCGCTTCACGCTGGACGAAGGCTTGTCAAAAGCTGTTCGCAAGGTCTTTGTAGAACTCTACAAAAAAGGCTGGATTTACCGTGGCGAATTTATCATCAACTGGGACCCAGCGGCTCGCACAGCCCTTTCAGATATCGAAGTTATCCACAAGGATGTAGAAGGTGCCTTCTACCACATGAATTACATGTTGGAAGACGGCTCTCGTGCCCTTCAAGTTGCGACAACCCGTCCTGAAACCATGTTCGGTGACGTTGCGGTGGCGGTTAACCCAGAAGATCCACGTTACAAGGACTTGATTGGTAAAAACGTTATCCTGCCAATCGTCAACAAACCAATCCCAATCGTTGCGGATGAGCACGCAGATCCTGAATTTGGTACAGGGGTTGTGAAAATCACACCTGCCCACGATCCGAATGACTTCCTCGTAGGTCAACGCCACAATCTGCCACAAGTCAATGTTATGAACGACGACGGCACTATGAACGAGTTGGCAGGCGAATTTGCGGGTATGGACCGCTTTGAAGCCCGTAAGGTAACGGTGGCTAAGTTGCAAGAACTGGGTGCCCTTGTGGAAATCGAAAACCGTGTACATTCCGTTGGTCACTCAGAGCGTACAGGTGTTGTAGTCGAGCCACGTTTGTCAACCCAGTGGTTTGTAAAAATGGACCAGTTGGCTAAGAATGCCATTGCCAACCAAGACACAGCTGACAAGGTAGAATTTTACCCACCACGTTTCAACGATACCTTCCTACAATGGATGGAAAATGTACATGACTGGGTTATCTCGCGTCAGCTTTGGTGGGGTCATCAGATTCCAGCATGGTATAACGAATCTGGCGAAATGTACGTCGGAGAAGAGGCACCAGCAGGTGACGGATGGGTACAGGATGAGGATGTCCTAGATACCTGGTTCAGCTCTGCCCTTTGGCCATTCTCAACTATGGGCTGGCCTGACGAAAACGCGACGGACTTCCAGCGTTACTTCCCGACCTCAACCTTGGTAACGGGCTACGACATCATCTTCTTCTGGGTGTCACGCATGATTTTCCAATCGCTTGAGTTCACCGGCCGTCAGCCATTCAAGAATGTGCTGATCCACGGTTTGATCCGTGACGAAGAAGGTCGCAAGATGTCCAAGTCGCTCGGAAACGGGATTGACCCAATGGATGTCATCGAGAAATACGGTGCAGACGCTTTGCGTTGGTTCCTGTCAAACGGCTCTGCTCCTGGTCAGGATGTTCGCTTCTCTTATGAGAAGATGGACGCGTCTTGGAACTTTATCAACAAGATTTGGAACATTTCCCGCTACATCCTCATGAACAATGAAGGCTTGACCTTGGATGCGGCGCGTGAGAATGTAGCCAAAGTCGCAACTGGTGAGGCTGGTAACGTGACGGACCGCTGGATTCTCCACAACCTCAACGAAACCATTGCCAAGGTCACTGAAAACTTCGACAAGTTCGAGTTCGGTGTGGCTGGGTACATCCTCTACAACTTCATCTGGGAAGAGTTCGCCAACTGGTATGTGGAGCTGACCAAGGAAGTGCTTTACAGCGCCAACGAGGCCGAGAAAGTCATGACCCGCTCTGTCCTTCTCTACACGCTGGACCAAATCCTTCGCCTCCTCCACCCAATCATGCCGTTCGTGACGGAAGAAATCTTCGCCCAGTATGCAGAGGGCTCTATCGTGGTGGCGGCTTACCCTGTTGTCAACCCAGCCTTTGAAAACGCTGAAGCTCACAAGGGAGTGGAAAGTCTCAAGGATTTGATTCGTTCGGTGCGAAATAGCAGAGCAGAGGTCAATGTCGCTCCTTCTAAGCCGATTACCATCTTGATTAAGACAGCGGATGCTGAGCTTGAAACCTTCTTCAAGGCAAATGAAAACTACATCCGCCGCTTTACAAATCCAGAACAGTTGGAAATCAGCTCAAGCATCGCCGCACCAGAATTAGCCATGTCAGCCGTTATCACCGGTGCTGAAATCTTCTTGCCACTAGCTGACCTCCTCAACGTAGAAGAAGAGTTGGCTCGTCTGGACAAAGAACTTGCCAAATGGCAGAAAGAACTAGACATGGTTGGCAAAAAACTCAGCAACGAACGCTTCATCGCCAACGCCAAACCAGAAGTCGTTGAAAAAGAAAAAGAAAAACAAGCCGACTACCAAGCAAAATATGATGCGACACAAGAACGTATCGCAGAAATGAAAAAACTTGTTAAGTAG
- a CDS encoding AAA family ATPase, with amino-acid sequence MNLIIIGAQASGKMTVGQEVAKLTGMTLFHNHDSIDFSLCFIPEFSEDMFDLNTRITFAVYDVFARSGRPLIGTALINFKNLIEVQFLTTVQTIFHHHGQEILFVELETALEERLRRNRTENRLTHKPLKRHIEVSEAEILSTADTCQYTSLGIPEGIQHYLKINNTHLTANEVAQLIIQKMEELEQEQTK; translated from the coding sequence ATGAATCTAATTATTATTGGAGCACAAGCTTCTGGCAAGATGACCGTTGGGCAGGAAGTTGCGAAATTGACAGGGATGACCCTCTTTCATAATCACGATTCGATTGATTTTAGCCTATGTTTTATTCCTGAATTTTCTGAGGATATGTTTGACCTCAATACACGTATTACATTTGCTGTTTATGATGTGTTTGCTAGGTCAGGTCGCCCACTAATCGGAACTGCCTTGATTAATTTTAAAAATCTCATAGAGGTTCAATTCCTTACAACTGTTCAGACGATTTTTCATCATCATGGTCAGGAAATTTTATTTGTTGAGTTGGAAACTGCTTTGGAAGAACGTCTGCGGCGTAATCGGACAGAAAATCGACTTACCCATAAACCTTTGAAACGACACATTGAAGTTTCAGAGGCTGAGATTCTCTCTACAGCTGATACATGTCAATATACCTCATTAGGCATTCCAGAGGGCATTCAGCATTATCTCAAAATTAATAATACTCATCTTACTGCTAATGAAGTTGCTCAACTGATTATCCAAAAAATGGAGGAGCTTGAGCAAGAACAAACGAAATAG
- a CDS encoding VOC family protein has protein sequence MLHHVEIYVSDLETSRAFYDFLLTKLGYSLYQEWDKGLSYKKAEQYLVFVQTPEDFLEAGYHRCCTGLNHLAFHAGTPDDVDQWRKEFLTRRVKLLYDDRYPHAGGPDHYALYLEDPDGIKIELVGEAR, from the coding sequence ATGCTACATCATGTTGAAATTTACGTTTCTGACTTGGAAACTTCGCGTGCATTTTACGACTTTCTCCTGACCAAGCTGGGCTACTCGCTCTATCAGGAGTGGGATAAAGGGCTGTCTTATAAAAAAGCAGAGCAGTACCTGGTCTTTGTCCAAACGCCAGAGGACTTCCTAGAAGCAGGTTATCACCGGTGCTGCACAGGCCTCAATCATCTAGCCTTTCATGCGGGAACACCTGATGATGTTGACCAATGGCGGAAGGAATTTTTGACCAGACGAGTCAAACTTCTCTACGACGACCGCTATCCCCATGCAGGAGGACCAGACCACTACGCCCTCTATTTGGAAGATCCCGATGGGATTAAGATAGAGTTGGTGGGGGAGGCAAGATGA
- a CDS encoding helix-hairpin-helix domain-containing protein, producing MTKKKINRKKLLKKQLADLKRAGRVGVATAREAVETVAHKTEAVVEKAVEQVKEVVAEVTSSATSLEDFLALPDLEGIAAARLETFYQAGIQSVADFANHTEKELLALKGIGPATIKQLKEKGIDLKA from the coding sequence TTGACAAAGAAAAAAATCAATCGTAAAAAACTATTGAAAAAACAATTAGCAGACTTGAAGCGTGCAGGTCGTGTGGGGGTTGCTACAGCGCGTGAGGCTGTTGAAACTGTCGCTCATAAAACAGAAGCTGTGGTAGAGAAGGCTGTCGAACAGGTGAAAGAAGTTGTAGCAGAGGTGACTTCATCAGCGACTTCATTGGAAGACTTTTTGGCACTTCCTGACTTGGAAGGCATTGCGGCAGCACGTTTGGAAACCTTCTACCAAGCAGGTATTCAATCTGTGGCTGATTTTGCAAACCATACAGAAAAAGAGCTCTTGGCTCTTAAAGGCATCGGTCCTGCAACTATCAAGCAGTTGAAAGAAAAAGGGATTGACTTGAAAGCTTAA
- a CDS encoding DUF1912 family protein, which produces MTKEQEFLKEFEAWVNTQVMVNEMAVEESRRVLEEDKDERAADAYIRYESKLDAYRFIQGKFANYHAGKGFHDLPDGLFGQRHY; this is translated from the coding sequence ATGACAAAAGAACAAGAATTTTTAAAGGAATTTGAAGCTTGGGTCAATACTCAGGTCATGGTAAACGAGATGGCGGTAGAAGAAAGCCGTCGTGTATTGGAAGAGGATAAGGATGAGCGTGCGGCGGATGCCTACATCCGTTACGAAAGTAAGCTAGATGCTTATCGTTTTATCCAGGGGAAATTTGCCAACTATCATGCTGGCAAGGGCTTTCATGATTTACCAGATGGCTTATTTGGCCAAAGACATTATTAA
- a CDS encoding aldose epimerase family protein, with translation MIDVKDFGEKAKLYCLKNKNGMQVSLTDFGARVVEVLLPVDENGGLRNVSLAAKSDDDYRKTDLYPGSSIVPVAGRISGAQAEIKGTSYQFTENEPGRTLHGGIDTANEQYWDVALDHEKNQVTFGIVLKDGFNGFPGDVRVEAIYGLTDQNELTVDYRAVSSKDTIFNPTNHIYFNLSGDFQQSVADHEIRIEANRYAPLGEDNLPTGVLEDVTGTPFDFREGARFAQGFDSQHPQNILVKGYDHPWLLEQVEVPVEVSSPDGKISLRVRTNQPSVVIYTYNYPVEALATYHGAFSLECQALPNACNLDGFGSILLEKDEEFLSQTVYRFSW, from the coding sequence ATGATTGACGTAAAAGATTTTGGTGAAAAAGCGAAGCTCTATTGCTTAAAAAATAAAAATGGCATGCAGGTTAGTCTGACAGATTTTGGTGCCAGAGTGGTAGAAGTGCTTTTGCCAGTAGATGAAAATGGCGGTCTACGGAATGTCAGTTTGGCTGCCAAGTCGGATGATGATTACCGTAAGACAGATTTGTACCCTGGTTCAAGCATTGTCCCAGTAGCGGGGCGTATTTCAGGTGCCCAGGCTGAGATAAAGGGAACCAGTTATCAGTTCACAGAAAATGAACCTGGTAGAACCTTGCATGGTGGGATTGACACGGCAAATGAACAGTACTGGGATGTTGCTCTTGACCACGAAAAAAATCAAGTTACCTTTGGGATTGTCCTAAAAGATGGTTTCAATGGTTTTCCAGGAGACGTGAGGGTTGAGGCTATTTATGGTCTAACAGACCAGAACGAGTTGACGGTGGATTATCGAGCGGTGTCTAGCAAAGACACGATTTTCAATCCGACCAATCACATCTATTTCAACTTATCGGGGGATTTTCAGCAGTCAGTAGCAGACCATGAAATTCGGATTGAGGCAAATCGCTATGCTCCGCTTGGTGAGGATAATCTGCCAACAGGTGTCTTAGAGGATGTAACGGGAACACCGTTTGACTTTAGAGAGGGAGCAAGATTTGCTCAGGGCTTTGACAGCCAGCACCCTCAGAATATCCTTGTGAAAGGTTACGACCATCCATGGCTTTTGGAGCAGGTGGAGGTTCCAGTTGAAGTTAGTAGCCCAGATGGGAAAATAAGTCTGCGCGTGCGAACCAATCAGCCATCAGTTGTCATCTACACCTACAATTATCCTGTTGAAGCTTTGGCTACCTACCATGGTGCCTTTAGCTTGGAATGTCAGGCTCTGCCAAATGCTTGCAACCTAGATGGTTTTGGTTCTATTTTGCTAGAAAAAGATGAGGAATTCTTGTCCCAGACTGTTTATCGATTTTCATGGTAA
- a CDS encoding PTS sugar transporter subunit IIA: MGKSLILVSHGIFCEELKKSTEMIMGPQEDIYTVALLPEEGPEDFQKKFEETVANLDDFVVFADLLGGTPANVVSRKLIDGGQFDLYAGMNMPMVIGFLNGVLLGEAVDYVEFGTSNLVHVNSLLTSDDDDE, translated from the coding sequence ATGGGTAAGAGTTTAATTTTAGTAAGTCATGGGATTTTCTGTGAAGAGTTGAAGAAATCTACTGAGATGATTATGGGTCCTCAGGAGGATATCTATACAGTAGCTCTTTTACCAGAAGAAGGTCCAGAAGACTTCCAGAAGAAATTTGAAGAAACAGTTGCTAATTTAGATGACTTTGTTGTGTTCGCTGACTTGTTGGGCGGAACACCAGCCAACGTTGTTTCCCGTAAATTGATTGACGGTGGGCAGTTTGACCTCTATGCAGGTATGAACATGCCTATGGTGATTGGTTTCTTGAACGGCGTCTTGCTCGGTGAAGCCGTAGACTATGTGGAATTTGGTACAAGCAACCTCGTCCATGTCAATAGCCTACTAACAAGCGATGACGATGATGAGTGA
- a CDS encoding PTS system mannose/fructose/sorbose family transporter subunit IID yields MTKSNYKLTKEDFNQINKRSLFTYQLGWNYERMQGSGYLYMILPQLRKMYGDGTPELKEMMKLHTQFFNTSPFFHTIITGIDLALEESDGVASKDAVNGIKTALMGPFAPIGDSIFGSLVPAIMGTVAATMAKEGTPAGIFLWVAVAVAYDIFRWKQLEIAYKEGTKLITTMRDKLTALVDAASVMGVFMMGALIATMINFEVSWAPSVGEKVIDVQDLLNTIFPRLVPAIFTGFVFWLLGRKGMTSTKAILIIIVLAVTLSAIGKFVFGM; encoded by the coding sequence ATGACGAAATCTAATTACAAACTAACAAAAGAAGATTTTAATCAAATCAACAAACGTAGCTTGTTCACTTATCAGTTAGGTTGGAACTATGAGCGGATGCAGGGTTCTGGTTACCTCTACATGATTTTGCCACAGCTTCGTAAAATGTATGGAGATGGTACTCCTGAATTGAAGGAAATGATGAAATTGCATACTCAATTCTTCAACACTTCTCCATTCTTCCATACCATCATTACTGGTATTGACTTGGCGCTTGAAGAAAGCGACGGTGTAGCTTCTAAGGATGCGGTTAACGGTATTAAGACAGCCTTGATGGGACCATTTGCCCCAATCGGTGACTCTATCTTTGGTTCCCTTGTTCCAGCTATCATGGGTACTGTAGCAGCGACTATGGCTAAAGAAGGAACTCCAGCAGGTATCTTCCTTTGGGTAGCTGTAGCAGTAGCTTATGACATCTTCCGTTGGAAACAGTTGGAAATTGCCTATAAAGAAGGTACTAAACTCATCACAACTATGCGTGATAAGTTGACAGCTCTTGTAGATGCTGCTTCTGTAATGGGTGTCTTCATGATGGGTGCCTTGATTGCAACTATGATTAACTTTGAAGTATCATGGGCTCCAAGTGTTGGTGAAAAAGTGATTGATGTACAAGACTTGCTCAACACTATCTTCCCTCGTTTGGTACCAGCTATCTTCACAGGCTTTGTCTTCTGGTTGCTAGGACGCAAAGGTATGACTTCTACTAAGGCTATTTTGATTATCATCGTTCTTGCAGTAACGCTTTCAGCAATCGGTAAGTTTGTCTTTGGCATGTAA
- a CDS encoding PTS mannose/fructose/sorbose/N-acetylgalactosamine transporter subunit IIC — protein MMQWWQILLLTLYSAYQICDELTIVSSAGSPVFAGFISGLIMGDMATGLTIGASLQLMVLGVGTFGGASRIDATSGAVLATAFSVSQGIDPELAVSTIAVPVAALLVYTDIAGRFSTTFFAHRVDAAVEKFDYAAIERNYLLGAIPWAASRALPVFLALAFGGEFVNTMVTTIQEYQWIADGLTLAARMLPGLGFAILLHYLPLKRNLHYLAVGFALTAMLTVLYGNVSALGGAVAGIVGTLPEDAGIAFVNNFKGLSMIGIAIVGAFLSVLHFKNSQKVAVVAPSVSESGEIEDDEI, from the coding sequence ATTATGCAATGGTGGCAAATATTACTTCTAACGCTCTACTCTGCTTATCAGATCTGTGATGAGTTGACAATTGTATCGTCAGCTGGTTCTCCAGTCTTCGCAGGGTTCATCTCTGGTTTGATCATGGGTGACATGGCAACTGGTTTGACCATTGGAGCATCTCTTCAATTGATGGTACTTGGTGTAGGTACTTTCGGTGGTGCATCTCGTATCGACGCAACTTCTGGTGCGGTTCTTGCGACAGCTTTCTCAGTTTCACAAGGTATTGACCCAGAACTTGCCGTATCTACTATCGCAGTACCTGTAGCAGCACTTCTTGTTTATACAGATATTGCTGGTCGTTTCTCAACTACGTTCTTTGCACACCGCGTAGATGCTGCGGTTGAAAAATTTGACTATGCAGCAATCGAACGCAACTACCTTCTTGGAGCTATTCCATGGGCAGCATCTCGTGCACTTCCTGTTTTCCTTGCCCTTGCATTCGGTGGTGAGTTTGTAAACACAATGGTTACTACTATCCAAGAATATCAATGGATTGCAGATGGTTTAACACTTGCTGCTCGTATGCTTCCAGGTCTTGGATTTGCAATCTTGCTCCACTACCTTCCACTTAAACGTAACCTTCACTACTTGGCAGTAGGTTTTGCCCTTACAGCTATGTTGACTGTTCTTTACGGTAACGTATCAGCTTTGGGTGGTGCTGTTGCTGGTATCGTTGGCACTCTTCCTGAAGATGCAGGTATCGCTTTTGTGAATAACTTCAAAGGCTTGTCAATGATCGGTATCGCTATTGTGGGTGCTTTCCTTTCAGTGCTTCACTTCAAAAATAGCCAAAAAGTAGCAGTGGTTGCTCCATCAGTTTCAGAAAGTGGGGAAATTGAAGATGACGAAATCTAA
- a CDS encoding PTS system mannose/fructose/N-acetylgalactosamine-transporter subunit IIB, giving the protein MAIIATRIDGRLIHGQVANLWTTKLNISRIMVIDDAVAQNDIEKQGLKLACPPGVKLSILPIEKAANNIKEGKYDAQRLLIVARRPENFLRLVEYGVELAELNVGNMSQSPETRSVTRSINVVDKDIADFDALVAKGVKLIAQMVPGDTPKDFMPLLDKVR; this is encoded by the coding sequence ATGGCAATTATTGCTACACGTATTGATGGTCGTTTGATCCACGGTCAGGTTGCTAACCTTTGGACGACTAAATTAAATATTAGTCGGATCATGGTTATCGATGATGCGGTTGCTCAAAACGACATTGAGAAACAAGGTTTGAAATTAGCCTGCCCACCGGGGGTAAAATTATCTATTTTGCCAATCGAAAAAGCAGCTAATAACATCAAGGAAGGCAAATATGATGCGCAACGTTTGTTGATTGTTGCCCGTCGTCCTGAAAACTTCCTCCGCTTGGTTGAATATGGTGTAGAACTTGCTGAATTGAACGTCGGCAATATGTCACAATCACCAGAAACTCGCTCTGTTACCCGCTCTATTAACGTTGTAGATAAGGACATTGCGGACTTTGATGCCTTGGTTGCTAAGGGAGTAAAATTGATTGCTCAAATGGTACCAGGCGACACACCAAAAGACTTTATGCCACTCTTGGATAAGGTCAGATAA
- a CDS encoding glycoside hydrolase family 35 protein, producing MTEFYIKDQIYLDHQPFKILSGAIHYFRVHPDDWYHSLYNLKALGFNTVETYVPWNMHEPKKGEFCYEGILDLERFLQLAQDLGLYAIVRPSPYICAEWEWGGLPAWLMQEELRVRSHDERYLRHLDEYYASLLPKLAKFQLAQGGNILMFQVENEYGSYGEDKEYLRAVAGLMRKYGLTAPLFTSDGAWRATLRAGTLIEDDIFVTGNFGSRARENFANMQAFFNEYGKEWPYMCMEFWDGWFNRWGDEVIRRDPDEMVDAVMECIELGSINLYMFHGGTNFGFMNGCSARGQIDLPQVTSYDYDAILDEAGNPTKKFYALQKRMKEAYPDLSYAEPLVKEAKAYPAVDLKDKVGLFSTAENVSDYSSSFYPKNMEELGQSTGYILYKTRLERDKDEAERLRIIDARDRIQVYADGRLVTTQYQTEIGEDIELEFQSNQVELAVLVENMGRVNYGHKLTAPTQSKGLGRGAIADLHYISNWDMYPLPLDDISGLDFTKEWQEGQPAFYRYQFELEDLADTYLDMTGFGKGVVFVNNVNIGRFWEKGPILYLYIPKGYLKKGVNEIVVFETEGQYREKISFSQEPVYKEV from the coding sequence ATGACAGAGTTCTATATAAAAGATCAAATTTACTTAGATCATCAACCCTTTAAAATTCTATCGGGGGCCATCCATTATTTCCGAGTGCATCCTGATGACTGGTACCATTCCTTGTATAACTTAAAAGCTTTAGGTTTTAATACGGTTGAAACCTATGTTCCTTGGAATATGCACGAACCTAAAAAAGGGGAGTTTTGCTATGAAGGGATACTGGATCTGGAGCGCTTCTTACAGCTGGCGCAGGATTTGGGGCTTTATGCTATCGTTCGTCCTTCCCCATATATTTGTGCTGAGTGGGAATGGGGAGGTCTCCCCGCTTGGCTGATGCAGGAGGAGCTGAGGGTTCGTTCACATGATGAGCGCTACCTAAGGCACTTAGATGAATATTACGCTTCTCTTCTTCCTAAATTAGCCAAGTTCCAACTCGCACAAGGTGGCAATATCCTTATGTTCCAGGTAGAGAACGAGTATGGTTCCTATGGTGAGGATAAGGAATATCTAAGGGCTGTAGCAGGTCTAATGAGGAAGTATGGCTTGACAGCTCCGCTCTTCACTTCTGATGGTGCATGGCGGGCAACGCTTCGAGCAGGGACCTTGATAGAAGACGACATCTTTGTGACAGGTAACTTTGGTTCGAGAGCTAGAGAAAACTTTGCAAACATGCAGGCCTTCTTTAATGAATATGGCAAGGAATGGCCCTACATGTGTATGGAGTTCTGGGATGGTTGGTTTAACCGCTGGGGTGATGAAGTTATCCGTCGCGATCCAGATGAGATGGTTGACGCTGTTATGGAATGTATTGAGTTGGGTTCGATTAACCTCTATATGTTTCACGGAGGAACCAACTTTGGCTTCATGAATGGTTGCTCGGCTCGGGGTCAGATTGATTTGCCACAGGTGACTTCTTATGACTATGATGCGATTTTAGATGAGGCTGGTAACCCAACTAAGAAATTCTATGCCTTACAAAAACGTATGAAAGAAGCCTATCCTGATTTGTCCTATGCGGAGCCACTGGTTAAGGAAGCCAAGGCATATCCAGCAGTAGACTTAAAGGATAAGGTTGGTCTATTTTCTACAGCAGAAAATGTAAGCGATTACTCATCTAGCTTCTATCCAAAAAATATGGAAGAGTTGGGTCAATCGACGGGCTATATTCTTTATAAAACACGGCTAGAACGTGATAAGGATGAGGCAGAGCGACTTCGTATTATTGATGCTCGAGATCGTATTCAGGTCTATGCCGATGGTCGTTTGGTTACAACCCAGTATCAGACAGAAATTGGTGAAGATATTGAATTAGAGTTCCAGTCTAACCAGGTTGAACTAGCAGTATTAGTTGAAAACATGGGACGAGTCAATTACGGTCATAAATTGACTGCACCTACACAATCCAAAGGTTTGGGTCGTGGTGCCATAGCAGATTTGCACTATATCAGTAATTGGGATATGTACCCATTGCCACTGGATGATATTTCTGGACTAGACTTCACAAAAGAGTGGCAGGAGGGGCAACCAGCCTTCTATCGCTACCAGTTTGAACTAGAAGATCTGGCAGACACTTACTTGGACATGACAGGTTTTGGTAAGGGTGTTGTATTTGTTAACAATGTAAATATCGGACGTTTCTGGGAAAAAGGTCCAATCCTCTATCTCTATATTCCAAAAGGATACTTAAAGAAAGGAGTTAATGAAATAGTCGTTTTTGAAACGGAAGGACAATATAGAGAGAAGATTAGCTTTTCACAGGAACCCGTTTATAAAGAAGTATAG
- a CDS encoding GntR family transcriptional regulator — protein sequence MKVPKYQLIQNDLRQQIISGKFENGDKFYTESELTKLFNVSSITVIRAVNELVKDGYLVRQQGKGTFVSRSRKGRLVEFSDIEVFSMDKDTVVVLSCEKGNDPEILEKLNLDKNDFYYKIVRVRSAENTPYIFHNSYIPQRYIQNPDAPLEHYQSIYQRFKLDYNIHMSEEPFVETNEIVSPCPKDVSKHLNLKATEPAVLQNKTTTHSASGEIMEYTETYKHWKYYKFEIMANHR from the coding sequence ATGAAAGTACCTAAGTATCAACTTATACAGAATGACTTACGTCAGCAGATCATTTCTGGTAAATTTGAAAATGGCGATAAATTTTACACAGAATCTGAATTGACAAAACTATTTAACGTTAGCTCTATTACAGTTATCCGTGCTGTAAATGAATTGGTTAAGGATGGCTACCTGGTTCGTCAACAGGGCAAAGGAACTTTCGTTTCCCGTTCCCGTAAAGGACGCTTGGTAGAATTCTCCGATATTGAAGTTTTCTCAATGGATAAGGATACTGTTGTCGTGCTCTCTTGTGAAAAAGGCAATGACCCTGAAATTCTTGAAAAACTCAACCTAGACAAGAATGATTTCTACTATAAGATTGTTCGTGTGCGTTCAGCAGAAAATACTCCATACATCTTCCACAATTCCTATATCCCTCAACGATATATTCAAAATCCGGATGCTCCACTAGAACATTATCAGTCTATCTACCAACGCTTCAAATTGGACTACAATATCCATATGTCTGAGGAACCGTTTGTTGAAACAAATGAAATTGTTAGCCCTTGTCCAAAAGACGTTTCAAAACATTTGAATTTAAAAGCAACAGAACCTGCAGTTCTTCAAAATAAAACAACCACTCACAGCGCAAGTGGTGAAATTATGGAATATACTGAAACCTACAAGCACTGGAAATACTACAAATTTGAAATCATGGCTAACCACCGTTAA